The Emcibacteraceae bacterium genome contains a region encoding:
- a CDS encoding enoyl-CoA hydratase/isomerase family protein has translation MSEHILFEEKSGLGIITLNRPHVLNALSTSMCSILDNQLKAWEENASVKAVLIKGAGGKAFCAGGDVRAIVEQGYENNSLAPEFFSTEYKMNARIYHFNKPFIALLNGITMGGGVGVSIHGSHRIVTENTLFAMPESAIGLIPDVGGSYFLPRLPGALGLYLGLTGARLKGSDILYAGIGTAYMSAEKLPDLIETLIEEDITGHDDVDRIIARYAEDPGASSLDEFRDLIDAAFSENTVEDIFDHLSIIDHNWAGETLAVLKKMSPISLKVITEQLFRGAKLEFDDCMKMEFRIVYAISSYDSDFYEGVRAVLIDKDHSPNWMPSTLDQVTTEMVLAHFNIPAVGDLSL, from the coding sequence ATGAGTGAACATATTCTGTTTGAAGAAAAATCCGGTCTTGGAATTATAACGCTTAACAGGCCGCATGTTCTTAATGCACTCTCGACTTCTATGTGTTCAATTCTGGACAATCAACTAAAAGCCTGGGAAGAAAACGCATCAGTAAAAGCTGTCCTGATTAAAGGCGCAGGCGGCAAAGCTTTCTGTGCAGGCGGTGATGTGAGAGCCATTGTTGAGCAAGGGTACGAGAATAATTCTCTGGCCCCTGAATTTTTCTCGACAGAATATAAAATGAATGCCCGTATTTATCATTTTAACAAGCCATTTATAGCCCTTCTGAACGGAATAACCATGGGCGGAGGTGTCGGTGTCTCAATTCATGGTTCTCACCGGATCGTTACTGAGAATACCCTTTTTGCAATGCCTGAATCGGCGATCGGATTAATTCCTGATGTCGGGGGGAGTTATTTTCTGCCACGTCTTCCCGGTGCGCTCGGACTTTACCTTGGCCTGACCGGGGCAAGATTAAAAGGGTCTGATATATTATATGCTGGTATAGGTACCGCATATATGAGTGCTGAAAAATTACCTGATTTAATTGAAACACTTATCGAAGAAGACATTACCGGTCATGATGATGTGGATAGGATCATAGCCCGCTATGCTGAAGACCCCGGCGCTTCTTCACTTGATGAATTCAGAGACCTAATTGATGCGGCATTCAGTGAAAATACGGTAGAGGATATTTTTGATCACCTGAGTATCATTGATCATAATTGGGCCGGTGAGACGCTCGCCGTATTGAAAAAAATGTCACCCATCAGCCTTAAAGTCATCACTGAGCAGCTTTTCCGCGGCGCAAAGCTTGAATTTGATGACTGTATGAAGATGGAATTTCGGATTGTGTATGCCATTTCGTCATATGACAGTGACTTTTATGAAGGGGTAAGAGCCGTATTAATTGATAAGGATCATTCCCCAAACTGGATGCCCTCAACGCTGGATCAGGTAACAACGGAAATGGTGTTGGCCCATTTTAATATTCCTGCTGTTGGTGATTTGTCGCTTTAA
- a CDS encoding TIGR02186 family protein, producing the protein MMFRKSIVAIVAMAIIIFGKVNQGRAETLVTDLSQHLIEITSQFSGRELLLFGALERHAMESIQSDDIEVQGLDYDIIVVVQSSPTDVVIRKKDKVAGIWINSEDQIMRGVPGYYVIGSTRPLDEFLSKKDQSDLGLGLENLRIVNDDGEEIKEYKEALIRNMIEIGLYKESSGNVMVKDEILFRANLAFPSNMPVGNYTADVYLVRDGKVIINHRTDLLVDKRGLERFIFNFAHEYPPYYGVIVVILAISIGLFTGFVAKKVS; encoded by the coding sequence ATGATGTTCAGGAAGAGTATAGTAGCGATAGTGGCGATGGCAATCATCATTTTTGGCAAAGTTAATCAGGGGCGCGCTGAAACTCTGGTGACTGACTTGTCTCAGCATCTTATTGAAATTACCTCACAGTTTTCAGGACGTGAACTTTTACTGTTCGGTGCACTCGAGCGTCATGCCATGGAAAGCATTCAGTCTGATGACATAGAGGTTCAGGGTCTCGATTATGATATCATTGTGGTGGTTCAAAGCAGCCCCACGGATGTCGTTATCCGGAAAAAAGATAAAGTTGCCGGTATCTGGATTAATAGTGAAGATCAGATTATGCGGGGCGTTCCAGGCTACTATGTAATAGGATCAACACGACCGCTGGATGAATTTTTATCCAAAAAAGATCAGTCTGACCTGGGGCTCGGTCTCGAAAATTTAAGAATTGTCAATGACGATGGTGAAGAAATTAAGGAATATAAAGAAGCACTCATCCGTAACATGATTGAAATTGGTCTCTATAAAGAAAGTAGTGGCAATGTCATGGTCAAGGATGAAATTTTATTTCGTGCCAATCTTGCCTTTCCGTCAAACATGCCGGTTGGCAATTATACTGCGGATGTTTATTTGGTTCGCGACGGCAAAGTCATCATTAACCACAGGACTGATCTGTTGGTTGACAAGAGGGGACTGGAAAGATTTATTTTCAATTTTGCCCATGAATATCCGCCATATTATGGGGTCATCGTTGTAATATTGGCTATTTCTATTGGTCTGTTCACCGGGTTTGTCGCCAAGAAAGTCAGCTGA
- a CDS encoding sulfite exporter TauE/SafE family protein — MQIYLPIAELSMNIFVLLAMGGGVGFLSGIFGVGGGFLMTPLLIFSGVPPAIAVASQASQITAASVSGAVAHWRRGGVDFKMGLVLIAGGVIGTYFGTMIFTYLREIGQVDLMISLAYVVFLGGIGFLMFIESIRRIIQELRGITPKVERRQRTWIDALPFKMRFRKSKMYISVIMPLAIGGLVGVLSAIMGVGGGFVMIPAMIYLLHMPTNVVIGTSLLQITFVTAATTYLHSINTQTVDVVLAMVLLTAAVIGAQAGVVVGAKLKGEQLRILLASLVLIVCAKMAYDLVVEPKDLFTVSAISTEGL, encoded by the coding sequence ATGCAGATTTACCTGCCTATTGCCGAACTTTCCATGAACATTTTTGTTCTGCTTGCCATGGGGGGTGGTGTGGGCTTTTTGTCGGGTATTTTTGGCGTTGGCGGCGGTTTTCTTATGACACCTCTGCTGATTTTTTCCGGTGTGCCACCGGCAATTGCTGTGGCTTCACAGGCAAGCCAGATTACTGCCGCATCCGTGTCTGGTGCCGTTGCACACTGGCGCCGGGGTGGGGTTGATTTCAAAATGGGTCTTGTTCTTATTGCTGGTGGTGTCATTGGCACCTATTTTGGAACGATGATCTTTACTTATCTTCGTGAAATCGGTCAGGTCGATCTCATGATTTCTCTCGCTTACGTTGTATTCTTGGGGGGAATTGGATTTCTGATGTTTATTGAAAGCATTCGTCGGATTATTCAGGAATTAAGGGGTATTACCCCCAAGGTCGAAAGACGTCAGCGAACATGGATTGATGCTCTGCCTTTTAAGATGCGATTTAGAAAATCCAAAATGTATATTAGTGTTATTATGCCGCTTGCCATTGGTGGGTTGGTGGGTGTTTTGTCGGCTATTATGGGTGTTGGCGGTGGATTTGTGATGATCCCTGCTATGATATATCTTTTGCATATGCCGACGAATGTTGTGATTGGAACATCACTCTTGCAAATTACATTTGTTACTGCTGCGACAACCTATCTTCATTCAATTAATACGCAGACAGTCGATGTGGTCCTGGCTATGGTTCTTCTGACTGCTGCGGTTATTGGCGCACAAGCCGGTGTTGTTGTCGGGGCAAAGTTAAAAGGCGAACAACTCCGTATTCTGCTTGCCAGTCTGGTTCTGATTGTATGCGCAAAAATGGCCTATGATCTGGTGGTTGAACCGAAGGATCTGTTCACTGTGTCCGCTATTTCTACTGAGGGCCTATGA
- a CDS encoding pseudouridine synthase, whose product MMIENYCPSTDPYLNIVYHDDEILVLDKPSGLLSVPGKGPLLTDCLEKRACEKFGNARTVHRLDMDTSGLIIMGLSKFSHRHLSLQFQNRNVGKKYCARIFGQIKKDEGVIDLPLICDWPNRPKQMVDFENGKPSQTEWRVIKRLENECYVELMPLTGRSHQLRVHLKELGHPILGDRFYAHVKALAMSDRLCLHSTSLTIMHPIEKVKMTFDSPVPF is encoded by the coding sequence ATTATGATAGAAAATTATTGCCCTTCTACAGATCCCTATTTGAACATCGTTTATCATGACGATGAAATACTCGTCCTTGACAAGCCAAGCGGCCTATTGTCAGTGCCGGGAAAAGGGCCATTACTTACAGACTGTCTGGAGAAAAGAGCGTGTGAGAAGTTTGGCAATGCCCGAACCGTCCACAGACTTGATATGGATACTTCGGGGCTTATTATAATGGGATTAAGTAAATTCTCCCATCGCCATCTTAGTCTTCAGTTTCAAAACAGAAATGTCGGGAAAAAATATTGTGCCCGTATTTTTGGACAAATAAAAAAAGACGAAGGTGTAATTGACCTTCCTCTCATCTGTGACTGGCCTAACAGACCAAAACAAATGGTTGATTTCGAAAATGGAAAACCATCACAGACAGAATGGCGTGTCATCAAAAGACTGGAAAATGAATGTTACGTTGAACTTATGCCCCTTACCGGACGCTCGCATCAATTACGTGTTCACTTAAAAGAACTCGGGCATCCAATTCTGGGAGATCGTTTTTATGCACATGTAAAGGCATTGGCCATGAGCGACAGGCTTTGTCTTCATTCAACTTCACTGACTATTATGCACCCAATAGAAAAAGTAAAAATGACTTTTGACAGTCCTGTCCCCTTTTAA
- a CDS encoding acetyl-CoA C-acetyltransferase: protein MTEAFIFDHVRSPRGRGKKDGSLNSVTPISLLTQVLKSLKDRNEFDETAVEDVITGCVTAVGEQGGDIGRFAAIMAGYSDHVPGLHVNRFCASGLVATNYAAASVMAGQKDLVIGSGVESMSRVPMGFDGGAWIFDPQVTNKIGTVMQGISADMIATKYGFSRQQCDEYAILSQQRTKKSWEEGRFKNSIIPIKDQIGRTVLDHDEHMRPQTTMEDLAGLKPSFTDMGELGFDSVIMQKYPDIERVNHVHHAGNSSGIVDGAGAMLIGNKQTAKKYNLKPRARIVAFADVGVDPSIMLTGPGEAARKAIKKAGLTKQDIDIWEVNEAFASVVLRFCQEMDVPTSDVNVCGGAIAMGHPLGATGNMILGTALDELERTGGKYALTALCVGGGMATATIIERV from the coding sequence ATGACTGAAGCCTTTATATTTGATCATGTAAGAAGTCCACGAGGACGAGGCAAAAAGGATGGAAGCCTCAATAGCGTAACACCGATCAGCCTACTGACACAGGTTTTAAAGTCGCTTAAAGACCGAAACGAGTTTGATGAAACTGCGGTTGAAGACGTGATCACAGGGTGCGTCACGGCGGTAGGTGAGCAAGGTGGCGATATCGGCCGGTTTGCGGCAATTATGGCTGGTTACAGTGATCATGTCCCCGGGCTTCATGTAAACCGCTTTTGTGCATCAGGACTTGTTGCCACCAATTATGCCGCAGCAAGTGTGATGGCTGGTCAAAAAGATCTCGTCATCGGCAGTGGCGTTGAAAGCATGTCCCGGGTTCCAATGGGCTTTGACGGCGGAGCGTGGATTTTCGACCCTCAGGTTACCAATAAAATTGGTACGGTTATGCAGGGGATCAGTGCCGATATGATCGCAACAAAATATGGCTTCAGTCGTCAGCAGTGCGATGAATATGCCATTCTGAGTCAGCAGCGGACCAAAAAATCATGGGAGGAAGGACGGTTTAAAAACAGCATTATCCCCATCAAGGACCAAATTGGGAGAACCGTTCTTGACCATGATGAACATATGCGGCCACAGACAACCATGGAGGACCTGGCGGGCCTTAAGCCATCCTTTACCGATATGGGCGAGCTCGGCTTTGACAGTGTTATCATGCAGAAATACCCGGATATTGAACGTGTCAATCATGTTCATCATGCCGGAAATTCAAGCGGCATTGTTGATGGCGCTGGTGCGATGCTGATCGGTAACAAGCAAACAGCAAAAAAATATAATCTAAAACCACGGGCCCGGATTGTCGCTTTTGCCGATGTCGGGGTTGATCCAAGCATAATGCTTACCGGTCCGGGCGAAGCCGCCCGAAAAGCCATCAAAAAAGCAGGGCTAACCAAACAGGATATCGATATTTGGGAAGTGAATGAGGCATTTGCCTCCGTTGTGCTTCGTTTTTGTCAGGAAATGGATGTGCCGACAAGTGACGTTAATGTCTGCGGCGGAGCGATTGCCATGGGCCACCCGCTTGGCGCAACCGGCAATATGATCCTCGGAACAGCTCTGGATGAACTTGAACGTACGGGCGGTAAATATGCCCTGACCGCATTATGCGTTGGTGGCGGCATGGCCACGGCAACCATCATTGAACGCGTGTAA
- a CDS encoding 3-hydroxyacyl-CoA dehydrogenase NAD-binding domain-containing protein: protein MTHKAIKIEIDNDGIALLSIDVEDQSMNVINQAFISDLEAHIKTIASDDKIKGAVICSAKENAFLAGADLNMVLGNLAGRKNATPDEMFEASFSLNKLFRSLEICGKPFAIAINGLTLGGGLELAMSCHYRIVADNDNIKLGLPEVQIGLIPGAGGTQRLPRLMGIQLALPYLLQGKNMSPKQALSNNVIHDIAPANEIIGKAKAWIIEGGKAEQPWDQKRFKIPGGQGVYDPNIVQTFMGAPAMTQKETKNNYPATVAILSAVYEGHQLPMDKAIEVESQYFTQQLMGDVAPNMIRTLFVNKNKADKLIRRPKDVPEAKTKKLGMLGAGLMGAGIAYVSAKAGIEVILLDREMKFAEKGKAYSQGIVEKGIKYGKVTQEEADQLLSLIKPTTDYADLEGCDLIIEAVLEDPKVKADVTKKAEEVIPESCIYGSNTSTLPISMLAKSSRSEDKFIGIHFFSPVDKMPLVEIILGKETSDVALAKALDYTRQIRKTPIVVNDSRGFYTSRCFMTYPLEASNMLSEGISPVLIENSGVYAGMAVGPFAVNDEVGIDLSHHISEATKAALGNKYHAEASHGVIAKLYELGRYGKKNGKGFYEYPENDKKHIWPGLADYYPLAEEQPSQEDVTKRLIYRQALEVVRCLEENVVTEPEDADIGAIFGWGFAPWTGGPISMIDTIGIDKFVKECDELSKKHGDVFKVPEMLLKMQKNGQRFYS from the coding sequence ATGACACATAAAGCCATTAAAATAGAAATTGACAATGACGGTATTGCCCTTCTTTCCATTGACGTGGAAGATCAAAGCATGAATGTTATCAATCAGGCCTTCATCAGTGACCTTGAAGCGCATATAAAAACGATTGCCAGCGATGATAAAATAAAAGGGGCGGTTATCTGTTCAGCAAAGGAAAACGCCTTTCTGGCCGGAGCAGACCTCAACATGGTGCTTGGCAACCTTGCCGGTCGCAAAAATGCCACACCTGATGAAATGTTTGAAGCGTCCTTTAGTTTAAACAAATTATTTCGTTCGCTTGAAATCTGCGGGAAACCTTTTGCCATTGCCATAAATGGTTTAACCCTTGGAGGCGGGCTTGAGCTTGCGATGTCCTGTCATTACCGGATTGTCGCCGATAATGATAATATTAAACTTGGACTGCCGGAAGTGCAGATCGGACTTATTCCCGGTGCGGGCGGAACCCAGCGCCTGCCAAGGCTGATGGGAATTCAGCTTGCCCTTCCCTATTTGTTACAAGGGAAAAATATGTCTCCCAAGCAGGCGTTATCCAATAATGTCATTCATGATATTGCACCTGCTAATGAAATTATCGGCAAAGCCAAAGCCTGGATCATAGAAGGCGGGAAAGCCGAACAGCCATGGGATCAGAAACGTTTCAAAATTCCCGGTGGACAGGGTGTTTATGATCCCAATATTGTCCAGACCTTTATGGGCGCACCGGCCATGACCCAGAAAGAAACCAAAAATAATTATCCGGCAACGGTAGCCATCCTTTCCGCCGTTTATGAAGGGCATCAACTGCCTATGGATAAAGCTATTGAAGTGGAAAGCCAGTATTTTACCCAGCAGCTGATGGGTGATGTCGCGCCAAATATGATCCGAACACTTTTTGTCAATAAAAACAAGGCAGACAAGCTGATAAGACGACCAAAAGATGTCCCGGAAGCAAAAACCAAAAAGCTCGGCATGCTTGGTGCCGGACTGATGGGGGCGGGGATCGCCTATGTTTCAGCAAAGGCGGGGATTGAAGTGATCCTGCTTGACCGGGAAATGAAATTTGCAGAAAAAGGCAAAGCCTATTCACAGGGTATTGTCGAAAAGGGCATTAAATACGGCAAGGTAACACAGGAAGAAGCTGATCAGCTCTTAAGCCTGATCAAACCAACCACCGATTATGCCGATCTTGAGGGATGTGATCTGATCATCGAAGCGGTGCTAGAAGACCCGAAAGTAAAAGCAGACGTTACAAAAAAAGCGGAAGAGGTTATCCCGGAAAGCTGTATTTACGGATCAAATACATCGACACTGCCGATCAGTATGCTGGCAAAATCGTCACGTAGTGAAGATAAATTTATCGGTATTCATTTCTTCTCGCCCGTTGATAAAATGCCGCTGGTGGAAATTATACTGGGTAAGGAAACAAGTGATGTGGCGCTTGCCAAGGCACTGGACTATACCCGGCAGATCAGAAAAACACCCATTGTTGTCAATGACAGCCGAGGCTTTTATACCAGCCGCTGTTTCATGACATATCCACTGGAAGCCTCCAATATGCTTTCAGAAGGCATTTCCCCGGTTCTTATAGAAAATAGCGGAGTTTATGCCGGTATGGCCGTTGGGCCCTTTGCGGTTAATGACGAGGTCGGTATTGACCTCAGCCATCATATCAGTGAGGCGACAAAAGCGGCACTTGGAAATAAATATCACGCGGAAGCAAGCCACGGGGTTATTGCCAAACTTTATGAACTTGGCCGATATGGTAAGAAAAACGGTAAAGGCTTTTATGAATATCCGGAAAATGATAAGAAGCATATCTGGCCGGGGCTGGCAGACTATTATCCGCTTGCGGAAGAACAGCCAAGTCAGGAAGATGTAACAAAAAGACTTATATACCGTCAGGCACTTGAAGTCGTACGTTGTCTAGAGGAAAATGTGGTGACTGAACCGGAAGATGCCGACATCGGCGCCATTTTTGGTTGGGGCTTTGCGCCCTGGACCGGTGGGCCAATCAGCATGATTGATACTATTGGCATTGATAAGTTCGTCAAGGAATGTGATGAGCTATCCAAAAAACACGGAGATGTTTTTAAAGTCCCAGAAATGCTTCTTAAAATGCAAAAAAATGGCCAACGTTTTTACAGTTAA
- a CDS encoding aminopeptidase P family protein yields MDKRLRAFRQVLRKHKLSGFIVPHTDEHQSEYTPSYAERLAWITGFDGSAGLAAITLNQAAIFVDGRYTLQVRNQVDRGLFSIMKLHEDQAEDWFLDNLEDGAVIGYDPWLHSKIWLEKARNTLAAKNITLKALSKNPIDEIWQDRPAPSKALAQVYKLRYSGEKSSLKRKRIAEEIKAKGADALVITSLDSIAWLFNIRGSDVDMTPLVLSFAILYSTGSADLFIDPTKLDDDMIRHLGKYVSHYPKKDFLKAVKSLGQKGLSIMVDPKRAHAAVFEALSSAKKKVIEADDPIQIDKACKNDVELEGTKKAHIRDAVAVCRFLYWLDRNAPSGKITEIDAVNELYDLRKEVSLFQGNSFATISGAGPNGAIVHYKVTENTCRKLEKDMLYLVDSGGQYLDGTTDITRTIAIGTPTEQQKDHFTRVLKGHIALAQARFPLGRTGAHLDTLARKSLWDVGLDYAHGTGHGVGSYLGVHEGPQSISPLSFNVALKPGMILSNEPGYYKTGEYGIRIENLVIVRPSDFEEDERPMLRFETITLVPIDTRLVNAHMMSAAEITWLNIYHAKVREKISPLLEGAEKEWLINATNSITTL; encoded by the coding sequence ATGGATAAAAGATTAAGGGCGTTCAGACAGGTCCTAAGAAAGCATAAGCTGTCAGGATTTATTGTTCCGCATACAGATGAACATCAAAGTGAATATACGCCTTCCTATGCTGAAAGACTAGCCTGGATTACGGGGTTTGACGGTTCGGCCGGGCTGGCAGCAATCACATTGAACCAGGCCGCTATATTTGTTGACGGGCGCTATACGCTACAGGTCAGGAACCAAGTTGATAGAGGCTTGTTCTCAATAATGAAATTACATGAAGATCAGGCAGAAGACTGGTTTCTGGATAATCTGGAGGACGGCGCTGTCATCGGTTATGATCCCTGGCTGCATAGTAAAATCTGGTTGGAAAAAGCGAGAAATACACTTGCTGCAAAAAATATTACTCTAAAAGCGTTAAGTAAAAATCCGATCGATGAAATCTGGCAGGACCGTCCGGCACCATCAAAGGCTCTGGCGCAGGTATATAAACTTAGATATTCAGGTGAAAAATCATCCTTAAAACGAAAAAGGATTGCTGAGGAAATAAAAGCAAAAGGGGCTGATGCGCTGGTTATCACATCACTTGACAGTATCGCCTGGCTTTTTAATATTCGTGGCTCGGATGTTGACATGACGCCTCTTGTTTTAAGTTTTGCCATACTTTACAGCACCGGAAGCGCAGATTTGTTTATTGATCCTACTAAACTTGATGATGATATGATCAGACATCTGGGAAAATATGTCTCCCATTATCCAAAAAAGGATTTCTTAAAAGCTGTAAAGTCGCTGGGTCAAAAAGGTTTATCAATAATGGTGGATCCGAAGAGGGCTCATGCAGCTGTTTTTGAAGCACTAAGCTCAGCAAAAAAGAAAGTTATTGAAGCGGACGATCCTATCCAGATTGATAAAGCCTGTAAAAATGATGTGGAACTTGAGGGAACGAAAAAAGCTCATATTCGTGATGCCGTCGCAGTATGCAGGTTCTTATACTGGTTAGACCGTAACGCGCCTTCAGGAAAAATAACCGAAATTGATGCTGTAAATGAGCTTTATGATTTAAGAAAAGAGGTATCACTTTTTCAGGGAAACAGTTTCGCGACCATCAGTGGTGCCGGGCCAAACGGGGCCATTGTTCATTATAAAGTGACTGAAAATACATGTCGGAAACTTGAGAAAGACATGCTTTATCTGGTTGATTCCGGTGGTCAGTATCTTGATGGTACCACTGATATTACAAGGACCATTGCAATCGGCACCCCGACCGAACAGCAAAAGGATCATTTCACTCGTGTTCTTAAAGGACATATAGCTTTGGCTCAGGCTCGATTTCCACTTGGCCGGACCGGGGCACATCTTGATACTCTTGCCCGTAAATCATTGTGGGATGTCGGTTTGGATTATGCACATGGTACAGGGCATGGTGTGGGTAGTTATCTTGGTGTTCATGAAGGTCCACAAAGCATTTCCCCTCTCAGCTTCAATGTGGCGCTTAAGCCGGGTATGATTTTATCCAATGAACCCGGATATTATAAAACGGGGGAATATGGCATTCGTATCGAAAATCTGGTCATTGTTCGACCCAGCGATTTCGAAGAAGATGAGCGCCCGATGTTACGTTTTGAAACCATTACCTTAGTCCCGATCGATACTCGTCTGGTAAATGCCCATATGATGTCTGCAGCGGAAATTACCTGGCTCAATATTTATCATGCTAAAGTTCGCGAAAAAATTTCTCCTTTGTTAGAAGGTGCGGAAAAAGAATGGCTGATAAATGCGACAAATTCAATTACAACGCTATAG
- a CDS encoding acyl-CoA dehydrogenase C-terminal domain-containing protein: MPTYKAPVTDYKFLMHEVFDLQQYNTLEAFKEASPDVIDAILEEAAKLTENIFQPINQSGGKEGCLLQNGVVTTPKGFKEAYSQFTDGGWQSLTGDPEYGGQGLPMTLGIALNEMMVSSNWGLAMYPGLTKGASETIHTWGSDEQKQLYLPNMISGKWSGTMNLTEPHCGTDLGLLRTKAEPNDDGSYNISGTKIFISAGDHDLTENIIHLVLARITGAPAGTDGISLFIVPKFIVKEDGSLGERNGVSCGSLEEKMGIHSNATCLLNYDNAKGYLLGPENKGMRAMFTMMNEARVGVAVQGLAIAEVAQQNAANYARERLQGRALTGVKNPEGAADPIIVHPDVRRMLMTNRAFIEGARAMIVWAGLQIDRSIGEETKEKKETARDLLALLTPVLKSYLTDQGVEAASRALQCFGGHGYICEWGMEQYLRDARIAPIYEGTNGIQAMDLIGRKLPHKNGETIKSFFTIIQKFIDNNKDNEEMASYSEALEKALNRQQAATMWLMQNATKNPDHAGAVAHYYLNLMALVSMGYAWGMMVLKAKSMIAEGSGDKEFLQNKIKTANFYYRHLLPETTALRIKIEAGSEDVMTLDANSF, encoded by the coding sequence ATGCCCACATATAAAGCTCCGGTGACCGACTATAAATTTTTAATGCATGAGGTATTTGATCTTCAGCAGTATAATACTCTGGAAGCCTTTAAGGAGGCCTCTCCTGATGTCATAGATGCTATTCTTGAAGAGGCCGCAAAACTTACTGAAAATATATTCCAGCCCATTAATCAGAGCGGAGGCAAGGAAGGGTGCCTACTTCAGAATGGTGTGGTTACTACACCTAAAGGTTTTAAGGAGGCCTATTCACAATTTACCGATGGCGGATGGCAAAGCCTGACAGGAGACCCAGAATATGGTGGTCAGGGCCTGCCGATGACATTGGGTATTGCCCTTAACGAAATGATGGTTTCTTCCAACTGGGGGCTAGCCATGTATCCCGGGCTGACAAAAGGAGCTTCAGAAACCATTCACACATGGGGAAGCGATGAACAAAAGCAACTATATCTGCCAAACATGATTTCCGGAAAATGGTCAGGGACTATGAACCTGACGGAGCCTCATTGCGGTACTGATTTGGGGCTATTGCGTACAAAGGCCGAGCCCAATGATGATGGTTCCTATAACATATCCGGCACCAAAATATTTATTTCAGCAGGTGATCACGATCTTACCGAAAATATTATCCATCTGGTTCTTGCCCGTATAACCGGGGCACCGGCCGGGACAGACGGGATTAGTTTATTTATCGTACCAAAGTTTATTGTAAAAGAAGACGGTTCACTTGGAGAAAGAAATGGCGTGAGCTGCGGATCGCTCGAAGAAAAGATGGGCATTCATTCAAATGCAACCTGTCTTTTAAATTACGATAATGCGAAAGGCTACCTGCTTGGCCCTGAGAATAAAGGCATGCGCGCCATGTTCACCATGATGAATGAAGCACGTGTTGGAGTTGCCGTTCAGGGGCTGGCCATAGCGGAAGTGGCACAGCAAAATGCTGCCAATTACGCAAGAGAAAGATTACAGGGACGCGCACTTACCGGCGTTAAAAACCCTGAAGGAGCCGCTGATCCTATAATTGTACATCCTGATGTCCGCCGGATGCTGATGACGAACAGAGCCTTTATCGAAGGGGCAAGAGCCATGATCGTTTGGGCCGGGTTACAGATTGACAGGTCAATAGGAGAGGAAACTAAAGAAAAAAAAGAAACGGCGAGAGATTTGCTTGCCCTTCTAACACCCGTTCTGAAATCCTACCTGACGGATCAGGGGGTGGAAGCGGCCAGTCGGGCATTGCAATGTTTTGGCGGACACGGCTATATTTGCGAATGGGGCATGGAACAGTATCTTCGGGATGCCAGAATTGCCCCAATTTATGAAGGCACAAACGGCATTCAGGCTATGGATCTTATTGGCCGTAAATTACCCCATAAAAACGGGGAAACCATTAAAAGCTTTTTTACGATCATTCAGAAATTTATTGATAATAATAAAGATAATGAAGAAATGGCATCCTACTCAGAAGCACTTGAGAAAGCCTTAAACCGACAACAGGCTGCAACTATGTGGCTGATGCAGAATGCAACAAAAAACCCGGACCACGCCGGTGCCGTAGCCCATTATTATCTTAATCTGATGGCACTTGTCTCAATGGGATATGCCTGGGGTATGATGGTTTTAAAAGCAAAATCCATGATTGCCGAAGGTTCAGGCGATAAGGAATTTCTACAAAATAAAATTAAAACGGCTAATTTCTACTATCGACATTTACTTCCGGAGACTACGGCTCTTCGCATTAAAATTGAAGCCGGTTCAGAGGATGTTATGACCCTGGATGCAAATTCTTTCTAA